A stretch of Malassezia japonica chromosome 6, complete sequence DNA encodes these proteins:
- a CDS encoding uncharacterized protein (EggNog:ENOG503PFSM), with translation MDALRDELTRMTAPSPDAPIYFDIHALFFGCIRRLLRANEQSAALALDALSRLALPRALCDKHRALALQVLAAADDASFAVAWRAVRRLLPDAVPSETTPAVRALLRANRVGHACRIVQWHVRRFWRNGAPPPSHALMHNVMVQMRHCAEILPDAAPLLQASYTEALAHLGTLLRENYLPLPGAREDVAWLIKLLYTYDARCLPRQERASRAIQTSLPIYVERLSHGRGPPLSPYAYNALVQYTLHHAKNPRWCRRVLEHMTQERTPPLPPSAAMVTILLRQATRQRMAALGAYALELHAGDENPRDVPQPSAARLLRHVEEAVEERDTHRLIALLQYITALQLKSAKRPGGVRATSVAQRLFPRARRAAGAERPDARIGTAALTLAAKAGKFGLALRIWRWMKQSSKEVPISLPAATVLMQLFCDASRRPRTLLPRWASRGARRPPPEQVRVMALEEYAWLLRHWFASDSAPPDARFFRPLLRVLRRTALPHDPALVRVLADMAVLGLEPGPYPST, from the coding sequence ATGGACGCGCTCCGTGACGAGCTCACACGCATGACGGCCCCGTCTcccgacgcgccgatcTACTTTGATATCCACGCCCTCTTTTTTGGGTGCATTCGCCGCCTTCTTCGTGCGAACGAgcagagcgcggcgctcgccctcgaTGCTTTGAgccgccttgcgctgcccCGGGCGCTCTGCGACAAGCACCGCGCGCTAGCACTACAGGTGCTTGCAGCGGCGGACGACGCCTCGTTCGCTgtcgcctggcgcgcggtgcgccggcTTCTTCCGGacgccgtgccgagcgagacgACACCCGCAGTGCGCGCGCTGTTGCGCGCCAACCGCGTTGGGCATGCGTGCCGCATTGTGCAGTGGCATGTACGTCGCTTTTGGCGcaacggcgcgccgccgccgtcgcacgCGCTGATGCACAACGTCATGGTCCAGATGCGGCACTGCGCCGAGATCCTGCCTGACGCCGCCCCACTCCTCCAGGCATCGTataccgaggcgctcgcgcacctcggcacgTTGCTGCGCGAAAACTATTTGCCTCTgcccggcgcacgcgaAGACGTGGCATGGCTCATCAAGTTGCTCTATACCTACGATGCGCGGTGCCTCCCGCGGCaggagcgtgcgtcgcgcgcgattCAGACGTCTCTGCCGATTTACGTGGAGCGCTTGTCGCACGGGCGAGGGCCGCCCCTCTCGCCGTACGCATACAATGCGCTGGTACAGTACACGCTGCACCACGCAAAAAACCCGCGCTGGTGCCGACGTGTCTTGGAGCACATGACTcaggagcgcacgccgccgctcccTCCGTCGGCCGCGATGGTGACTATCCTTCTCCggcaggcgacgcgccagcgcatGGCCGCCCTCGGTGCGTATGCGTTGGAGCTGCATGCCGGCGACGAAAATCCACGCGACGTCCCGCAgccaagcgccgcccgcctcctgcgccacgtcgaggaggcggtGGAAGAGCGCGATACGCATCGCCTCATTGCGCTGCTCCAGTACATCACCGCACTGCAGCTCAAGAGCGCCAAGCGGCCCGgtggcgtgcgcgcgacgagcgtcgcgcagcgcctctttccccgcgcgcggcgtgccgccggcgccgagcgcccggATGCGCGGATCGGCACCGCGGCACtgacgctcgccgccaaGGCGGGCAAGTTTgggcttgcgctgcgcatctGGCGCTGGATGAAGCAGAGCAGCAAAGAGGTGCCCATCTCGCTGCCCGCCGCGACCGTGCTCATGCAGCTCTTctgcgacgcgtcgcggcggccacgcacgctgctTCCCCGCTgggcctcgcgcggcgcccgccgcccgccaccggagcaggtgcgcgtGATGGCACTCGAAGAGTACGCGTGGCTCCTGCGCCACTGGTTCGCCAGCGacagtgcgccgcctgatGCGCGCTTCTTTCGCCCGTTGCTACGCGTCCTGCGGCGTACGGCACTCCCGCACGACcccgcgctcgtgcgcgtgctggCCGACATGGCAGTGCTTGGCTTGGAGCCAGGCCCATACCCTAGTACGTAG
- a CDS encoding uncharacterized protein (COG:S; EggNog:ENOG503NTYG) gives MAIVWTFQGALAAAEGGEPHAPVACTLAHASAEIRRTAAAAAKHVRVTPMDLRVLLYDKSSMRAIHIPAEHDGDAVGQVWHTRDPAYIAASIPSWSERGRGVPVSLVQSDDAQRVVWCRNHSLSVRDADAVRTLLMQLPTLLADAPPRGKSGTAHVYYKRPAGQAHRDTNVNAVRAIVGALRNEQALEIACFSWDHSHPGGSFAKWPTPGEAAPLLDDRVWSACLAVCDPAWAAAQSRESEMVQDTLAATAAAAVVAAAKSVAAANHEAEHDTEKDQEKAEATPKESKAADITSKAQVDKPAASTPAHETEKTATTPAKRETAQEATPDPAEDDDAPTKTTLDAADTDASSKAVHDPAEVDDGSMPDPSEIDKIQSASLNTDELLDELQRGFSRLVSDAADRPAWCNICQKTLYKDRYKCISCPNWDACQACVAQAATVHPGHKLLLLADADSVPKDAYPTQWVAHVGVDCDVCQKEIVGPRYKCTLCEDYDLCTSCEASPLQAHHHQDGKEHTFVKLDTPEDADAWERHAAKHGADVQPILDALSHAQALVPHAEARERPTSGGDAAHATLGVLGGLLGIGQAVLDNPVLQDLVPGLRIASLFASALQASENGTPFVDMQKLADAIFHVLHHAQPGPSQDEHETAPCPDPVEPAESEGAAPYYVPTVRTPHIEQADLSDDDWEHASRDLHDSQALQDAMEEALRSARP, from the coding sequence ATGGCCATCGTGTGGACCTTTCAGGGGGCGCTTGCGGCCGCCGAAGGTGGCGAGCCACATGCGCCTGTAGCATGCACACTCGCGCATGCGAGTGCAGAGATCCGCCGTACagcggcggcagcagccAAGCACGTCCGCGTCACTCCGATGGACCTGCGTGTGCTGCTCTACGATAAGAGCTCGATGCGTGCGATCCACATtcccgccgagcacgacggcgacgcggtgggCCAGGTCTGGCACACGCGCGACCCAGCGTACATTGCAGCGTCGATCCCGTCGTGGTCAGAGCGgggacgcggcgtgcccgTGTCGCTCGTGCAGTCGGACGATGcacagcgcgtcgtctgGTGCCGCAACCACAGCCTGTCCGtgcgcgatgccgacgcggtacgcacgctgctcatGCAGCTCCCGACCCTTTTggcggatgcgccgccgcggggCAAGTCGGGGACCGCACACGTCTATTACAAGCGCCCTGCCGGCCAGGCACACCGAGATACCAACGTGAAtgcggtgcgtgcgatcgtcggcgcgctgcggaaTGAGCAGGCCCTCGAAATCGCATGCTTCTCATGGGATCACTCGCATCCAGGCGGATCGTTTGCAAAGTGGCCGACGCCAGGAGAAGCGGCGCCCCTGCTCGACGATAGGGTGTGGTCGGCGTGCCTCGCCGTGTGCGATCCGGCATGGGCCGCCGCACAGTCGCGCGAGAGCGAAATGGTGCAGGATACACTGGCAGCAACTGCTGCAGCGGCCGTCGTTGCGGCCGCCAAGtcggtggcggcggcgaacCACGAGGCAGAGCACGACACCGAAAAAGACCAGGAAAAGGCCGAGGCTACACCAAAGGAGAGCAAGGCCGCCGACATCACGTCCAAGGCTCAGGTGGACAAGCCTGCCGCGTCCACGCCTGCGCACGAGACGGAAAAGACTGCTACGACCCCTGCCAAGAGGGAAACGGCCCAAGAAGCGACGCCAGACCCAGCAGAGGATGACGATGCACCCACCAAGACTACATTGGACGCTGCCGATACCGACGCATCCTCGAAAGCCGTGCATGATCctgccgaggtcgacgacggcTCTATGCCCGACCCCTCGGAAATCGACAAGATTCAGAGCGCATCGCTCAATACAGACGAGCTACTTGACGAGCTCCAGCGTGGCTTTTCGCGCCTGGTCAGCGATGCAGCTGATCGCCCGGCATGGTGCAACATCTGCCAAAAGACGCTGTACAAGGACCGCTACAAGTGCATCTCATGCCCGAACTGGGACGCATGTCAAGCGTGTGTCGCCCAGGCTGCGACCGTGCACCCCGGCCACAAGCTGCTGCTTCTTGCCGATGCCGACTCTGTCCCTAAGGACGCATACCCCACCCAGTGggtcgcgcacgtcggcgtcgactGTGACGTGTGCCAGAAAGAGATTGTCGGGCCACGGTACAAGTGCACGCTGTGCGAAGACTACGACCTGTGCACGTCGTGCGAAGCCAGTCCTCTGCAAGCCCACCACCACCAAGACGGAAAAGAGCATACGTTTGTCAAGCTCGATACGCCCGAagacgccgacgcgtgGGAGCGTCACGCGGCCAagcacggcgccgacgtgcagcCGATCCTCGATGCCTTGTCGCATGCACAAGCGCTCGTGCcccacgccgaggcgcgcgagagGCCCACTTCAGGCGgtgacgctgcgcacgcgacgctcggcgtgctcggtgGCCTGCTTGGCATCGGCcaggccgtgctcgacaaCCCTGTGCTTCAAGACCTGGTGCCCGGCCTGCGCATAGCGTCGCTCTTTGCGTCTGCGTTGCAAGCCAGCGAAAATGGCACGCCATTTGTGGACATGCAAAAACTGGCGGATGCCATCTTTCACGTCCTGCACCACGCGCAGCCCGGCCCGAGTCAGGACGAGCACGAGACCGCGCCATGCCCCGACCCCGTGGAGCCGGCAGAGAGCgaaggcgcggcgccgtacTATGTCccgaccgtgcgcacccCTCATATCGAGCAAGCTGACCTGAGTGACGATGACTGGGAGCATGCCTCGCGCGATTTGCACGATAGCCAAGCGCTGCAGGACGCCATGGAAGAGGCGCTCCGCAGCGCACGTCCGTAG
- the ALG10 gene encoding dolichyl-P-Glc:Glc2Man9GlcNAc2-PP-dolichol alpha-1,2-glucosyltransferase (BUSCO:EOG0926300R; TransMembrane:9 (n7-18c24/25o94-115i127-151o171-196i231-252o272-289i301-326o346-365i372-392o418-441i); EggNog:ENOG503NXZQ; COG:I; COG:K; COG:O; COG:T) has translation MLPIANLLVSVGGSFLFVRGSFLARDLVNRYVSQPYMDEIFHVPQAERICRGVMEWDPKITTPAGLYYVPVLYQRIAPLIGLPSSCEDITTLEWLRSVSFVCMILFCGVIMASITRNQTSMSVYAPLYRSLVTLAVVSLPPMYFFGFLYYTDMLSTFLVFLALTFSQMEEHFTASLLGMLAMTVRQNNVVWVAFMIGQAMLAELRRHAPGLAWSRTPPLGLLLKKSVWEDLGGIELPYIPAIFGFVGFVLWNQGSLALGDKSNHQVTFHLPQLGYFFAFALFFGWPALVPHMRLRIRRKQVLIFAALTALGLVAVHFFTVVHPFLLADNRHYTFYVWRRIVDVRPWARYALVPVYVASAMLWISALAKTRCAFWIAGFVGATALAVVPTPLIEPRYFVVPYIIMRLEVARATTVRPRVLALIAVEVLWNAALNAETIYVFCIQRFMW, from the exons ATGTTGCCGATTGCGAACCTGCTGGTCAGTGTCGGGGGCAGCTTTTTGTTCGTGCGGGGCTCGTTcctggcgcgcgacctGGTCAATCGCTATGTGTCTCAGCCCTACATG GACGAAATCTTCCATGTTCCCCAGGCCGAGCGAATCTGCCGCGGGGTGATGGAGTGGGATCCCAAGATTACCACGCCGGCGGGCCTGTACTATGTGCCGGTGCTCTACCAGCGCATTGCGCCGCTCATTGGGCTTCCTTCGAGTTGTGAGGACATTACGACGCTCGAGTGGCTGCGCTCGGTCTCGTTCGTGTGCATGATTCTCTTTTGCGGCGTGATCATGGCCAGCATCACCAGGAACCAGACCAGCATGTCGGTGTATGCGCCGCTGTACCGCTCGCTGGTGACGCTTGCAGTGGTTTCGCTGCCTCCGATGTATTTCTTTGGCTTTCTGTACTACACAGACATGCTGAGCACCTTTCTCGTCTTTCTCGCACTGACCTTCTCTCAGATGGAGGAGCACTTTACCGCATcgctgctcggcatgcTGGCCATGACGGTGCGCCAGAACAACGTGGTGTGGGTCGCATTTATGATCGGGCAGGCGATGCTCGcggagctgcgccggcacgcgccgggcCTGGCATGGTcgcgtacgccgccgctTGGTCTCCTGCTCAAAAAGAGTGTGTGGGAAGACCTCGGGGGAATCGAGCTGCCGTACATTCCCGCCATCTTTGGCTTTGTCGGTTTCGTGCTCTGGAATCAGGGCAgcctcgcgctgggcgacAAGAGCAACCACCAGGTCACCTTTCACCTCCCCCAGCTCGGCTACTTTTTCGCGTTTGCGCTCTTTTTTGGGTGGCCCGCGCTGGTGCCGCACatgcgcctgcgcatccGCCGCAAGCAGGTGCTCATCTTTGCCGCGCTGACCGCGCTGGGCCTAGTCGCAGTGCACTTTTTCACGGTGGTGCACCCCTTTTTGCTGGCAGACAATCGTCACTACACCTTTTACGTGTGGCGCCGCAttgtcgacgtgcgcccGTGGGCGCGCTACGCGCTCGTCCCGGTCTATGTCGCAAGCGCCATGCTCTGGATCTCGGCACTTG CCAAAACGCGGTGCGCGTTCTGGATTGCGGGCTTTGTCGGGGCGACGGCGCTTGCCGTGGTTCCCACGCCGCTGATTGAGCCGCGGTACTTTGTGGTACCGTACATCATCATGCGCCTCGAAGTGGCGCGCGCAACGACTGTCCGGCCGAGGGTGCTGGCGCTAAtcgccgtcgaggtgctATGGAATGCGGCGTTGAATGCGGAAACGATCTATGTCTTCT GCATCCAGCGGTTTATGTGGTAA